The region AACGTCCGTGGCGCGCCGATGAGTTCACCCGGAGAACACCACAACACGCCTGCGAGCGCGGTGAGTTCGGGCCCACTGGGGGTGGTCGTCCCTCTCTCCCAGGCCAGGACGAGGTCGGGGGTGACGTACGGCAGCCCGTACGAGGCTCTCATCCCGTACGCGACGTGCTCGGGGCCCATGCCGAGGGCGGTCCGCAGTCTGCGGGCGGCCGGAGCGTTGAAGGGCGGGGTGGGCTGATGGGCCTGCGGTCGCTGCACGCGCACAAAATATGGGGCCGGGGCGGTGGTGACTACGGTCTGTTCGGACACAATCACGGATCGTACGAACATACGGCTCTGCCCTCACCGCCCCTTCCCGTGGGATCCTCCCGGGGTTTCGGGGCCGGGGCCGCGCCTCGAAGGGTGCGTCGAAAAATCGGTTGATCCGGTCACCTAGGGTGAGGACATGACGACCGCACCACGCCTCGAGAAGATCACCCCTGGCAATTTCGACACCGCGATCGGACTGAAGGTCCGCCCCGATCAGGAGCACCTGGTCGCGCCCGTCGTGAAGTCGCTGGCCGAGGCGTATGTGCATCCCGGTCTCGCCTGGCCCCGCCTCATCATGGACGGGGAGCGGACCGTCGGGTTTCTGATGGCCTTCTTCGACATCAACTGGGACGGAGACGAGGCGGGCACCGACCTCCGCTCCGGGCTGTGGCGTCTGAACATCGCGGCCGGGGAACAGGGCAGGGGATACGGCCGCTTCGCGGTCGAGGCCGTGGCCGCCGAGATCAGGCGCCGGGGCGGCACCCGTCTCACGGTCACCTGGCACCCCGGCGAGACCGGCCCGGAGGGCTTCTATCTCGGGCTGGGATTCAAACTGACCGGAGAGACGAGCGGCGGGCAGACGGTGGGGGTGCTGGAGTTGGAGGAGGAGTAGGCCTTGGCCTCGGCGGGTGGGGCAGGCGCAGCCGTCACCCCTTGACCGCGCCGCCCAAAGCGAAGCCCCCGCCCAATCGCCGGGCCACGAGTACGTACAGCAGGATCACCGGCGTCGAGTAGATGACCGAGAACGCGGCCAGCTGTCCGTAGACCACCGTTCCCCGGTTTCCGAAGAAGTCGTTGATGCTCACGGACGCCGGCATCTGGTCCGGGGTCAGCAGGAGCATGAACGGGACGAAGAAGTTCCCCCACATCATCACGAACGAGAAGACCGTCACCACCGCCACCCCCGGGCCCATCAGCGGCAGCACGATCCGTACCAGGGACTGCAGCGACGACGCCCCGTCCGTCCACGCCGCCTCCTCCAGTTCCTTCGGCACGCCGTCCATGAAGTTCTTCATCAGCCAGATGGCGAAGGGGAGTTGGGAGGCGGCGAAGAAGAAGATCGTGCCCTGCACGGTGTCGATGAGGTTCACCCGTACGAACAAGGCGTACACCGGGACCATGATCGCCGTGATCGGCAGGCACGTCGCGAAGAGGATCGTCAGGAGGAAGGGACGGTTCAGTCGCGAGCGGAACCGCGACAGCGGATACGCGGCCAGCGCCGCGCACACCACCGTGAGCAGCGTCCCGCCCCCGCACAGGATCAGGCTGTTGAGCAGCGGTGTGTAGGTGATGTCCGGTTTCAGGACCGCGTCGAAGTTGTCCAGCGTGAGACCGTCCGGGACCTGCACCCTGAGGCCCGCGTGCGGGTCGAGGGCGGACAGGATCACCCAGGCCAGGGGGAGGACGAAGGCGGCGGCCACCACCAGCAGGCCCGCGTCGGCGGCCAGCCGGCGGCCGGTGCGGCGGGACCTCAGTCTCGTACGGACCGGCATGTCACACCTCCGTCCGCAGCAGCCGCATGTACACCAGCGAGAACAGCGAGCCGACCACCAGCAGAAGCAGCGCCACCGCGGTGCCGTATCCGATCATGCTCTTCTGGAAGGCCTGCTCGTACATGAAGAGCGGCAGCGTCTGGCTCCTGTTCCCCGGGCCGCCCCTCGTCATCACCCAGATCAGCCCGAACACCGACAGCGTCTGAAGGGTGTTGAGCATCAGGTTCGTGCCGATGGAGCGGCGGATCATCGGCAGCGTGATGTGCCACATACGGCGCCAGCCACCCGCCCCGTCCACCTCCGCCGCCTCGGTGATCTCCTTCGGTATCTCGTTCAGGGCCGCCGAGTACACCAGCATGGAAAAGGCCGTCCCCCGCCAGACGTTCGCGAACGACACCGCCAGGATCGGCAGCGTGAACAGCCAGTTCTGGGTGGGCAGGTGGAGCCAGTCCAGGATCGCGTTCAGCGTGCCTTCCCGTCGGAAGAACGCGTACAACAGGAACCCGGCCACCACCTCCGGCAGCACCCACGCCGTGATCACGATCCCGCCCACGACCGTCCGCACCGGCTTCGACGCCCGCTGCATCAGCGAAGCCAGCGCCAGGCCCAGCGTGTTCTGGCCGACCAGTGACGACAGGACCGTGAACACCAGCGTCAGCCAGACCGCGTTCAGGAACGCGTCGTCCTTGAACGCCGTCCGGAAGTTCTCGAGGCCGACGAAGGACGAGTGCGCCTGGCCGGTGAGCTGGAGGTCGGTGAAGGCGATGTACGCGCAGTACGCGATCGGGCCCGCCAGGAAGAGGAGCAGGAGGGCGACGGCGGGGGTCAGGGGCAGGGCGCGGGTCAGGGTGCGGCGCAGCCTCACTTCCTGATCACCTGGTTGTCGGTGGCCGTCTTCAGCTCCTCGTCGTACCCGCTCGCCGCCTTGTCGACCGAGCTGTCACCCGTCGTCACGCCCTCCATGGCCTCCTGGATGGCCGTCGAGACCTTGGGATAGGCCGGGTACGCGGGGCGGTAGTGCGTGCTCGCGACCAGGTCCGTGAAGAACTTGATGCCGGGCTGCGCCTTCACGTACCCGGGGTCGGAGGCCACGTCCTTGCGCACCGCGATGCCGGAGTTGGCGATGTACCACTTCTGCGCGTTCGCCTTGGTCTGCATCGTCTCGATGAACTTGAAGGCGAGGTCCGGGTTGGACGCCTTGGCGGGGATCGACCAGGTCCAGCCGCCGGACATGCTCACCTTGCCGGGAGCCTGGCCGGTCTGCGTCGGCATGTACGCGAGGCCGAGTTTCTGCGACCACTCGGGCCACTCGTGCCCCGCGCCCTTCAGCCAGTCCTGCGGCAGCCAGCTGCCGTCCAGGTTGATGCCGAGCTTGCCCTTGGGCATCAGTTCGCCGCGGACGGTCGTGGGGAAGTTCGGGTCCAGGGCGTCCGAGACATCGGGGCCCAGCTTCTCCTTGTAGACCGTGTGCACGAAGGTGAGCGCGTCCTTGAAGGCCCGACTGCCCGCGATCCACTTCTTCGACGCCGTGTCGTACAGCGGGTCCGACGTGCCGTCACCCGTCCCGTACAGCAGCATCTCGAAGCCCTGCATGGTGGCCGCCTCGCCCGCCGGCTTGCCCGTGTAGACGTTGAGCGGGGTGACGCCGGGGACCTTCGCCTTGATGGTGCGTGCGGCGGCCAGCACCTCGTCCCACGTCTTCGGCTGCCAGTCGGCGGGCAGGCCCGCCTTCTTG is a window of Streptomyces sp. NBC_00271 DNA encoding:
- a CDS encoding GNAT family N-acetyltransferase, encoding MTTAPRLEKITPGNFDTAIGLKVRPDQEHLVAPVVKSLAEAYVHPGLAWPRLIMDGERTVGFLMAFFDINWDGDEAGTDLRSGLWRLNIAAGEQGRGYGRFAVEAVAAEIRRRGGTRLTVTWHPGETGPEGFYLGLGFKLTGETSGGQTVGVLELEEE
- a CDS encoding carbohydrate ABC transporter permease, translated to MPVRTRLRSRRTGRRLAADAGLLVVAAAFVLPLAWVILSALDPHAGLRVQVPDGLTLDNFDAVLKPDITYTPLLNSLILCGGGTLLTVVCAALAAYPLSRFRSRLNRPFLLTILFATCLPITAIMVPVYALFVRVNLIDTVQGTIFFFAASQLPFAIWLMKNFMDGVPKELEEAAWTDGASSLQSLVRIVLPLMGPGVAVVTVFSFVMMWGNFFVPFMLLLTPDQMPASVSINDFFGNRGTVVYGQLAAFSVIYSTPVILLYVLVARRLGGGFALGGAVKG
- a CDS encoding carbohydrate ABC transporter permease; the encoded protein is MRLRRTLTRALPLTPAVALLLLFLAGPIAYCAYIAFTDLQLTGQAHSSFVGLENFRTAFKDDAFLNAVWLTLVFTVLSSLVGQNTLGLALASLMQRASKPVRTVVGGIVITAWVLPEVVAGFLLYAFFRREGTLNAILDWLHLPTQNWLFTLPILAVSFANVWRGTAFSMLVYSAALNEIPKEITEAAEVDGAGGWRRMWHITLPMIRRSIGTNLMLNTLQTLSVFGLIWVMTRGGPGNRSQTLPLFMYEQAFQKSMIGYGTAVALLLLVVGSLFSLVYMRLLRTEV
- a CDS encoding extracellular solute-binding protein, which encodes MPVRPTAAPLLLATLLTATALSACGSGSGSDPDTVKVSFKQSTDNSIRVMDTYLGEMKKEFEKANPGKKVELVPIKAPDSEYYTKLQQMLRSPKTAPDLVYEDTFLINSDITSGYLKPLDPYLDKWPDWNQFVDTAQSAAKAQDGKTYGVPDGTDTRGLWFDKDIFKKAGLPADWQPKTWDEVLAAARTIKAKVPGVTPLNVYTGKPAGEAATMQGFEMLLYGTGDGTSDPLYDTASKKWIAGSRAFKDALTFVHTVYKEKLGPDVSDALDPNFPTTVRGELMPKGKLGINLDGSWLPQDWLKGAGHEWPEWSQKLGLAYMPTQTGQAPGKVSMSGGWTWSIPAKASNPDLAFKFIETMQTKANAQKWYIANSGIAVRKDVASDPGYVKAQPGIKFFTDLVASTHYRPAYPAYPKVSTAIQEAMEGVTTGDSSVDKAASGYDEELKTATDNQVIRK